The proteins below are encoded in one region of uncultured Eubacteriales bacterium:
- the rpsT gene encoding 30S ribosomal protein S20, whose translation MPNIKSAKKRVLVNTAKAAQNRSAKSAVKTDLKKFEAAVAEGNRSEAEGAYKVAVKAVDKAVGHGILHKNNAARKKSSMTVKLNKLA comes from the coding sequence TTGCCGAATATTAAGTCTGCCAAGAAGCGCGTCCTGGTGAACACTGCAAAGGCCGCTCAGAACCGTTCCGCGAAGTCCGCCGTCAAGACCGACCTGAAGAAGTTTGAGGCCGCTGTGGCCGAGGGCAACCGCAGCGAGGCCGAAGGCGCGTACAAGGTGGCCGTTAAGGCCGTCGATAAGGCCGTGGGCCATGGTATCCTGCACAAGAACAACGCCGCTCGCAAGAAGAGCAGCATGACCGTCAAGCTCAACAAGCTGGCTTGA
- the gpr gene encoding Germination protease has protein sequence MLKRRTDLAMEAKALWEEEAAERTKLEGVEAGDSEREGYKVTTVRILTEKGAQALGKPVGNYVTLLLDGLARREEDAFGRAARALAAELEELLKLPQGAPALVVGLGNRAITPDAVGPKTADLTMATRHLVEQVPEHFGSFRPVSALATGVLGTTGVESGELVAALVKEIRPACVLAVDALASRSLDRVCRTIQIADTGIVPGSGVGNARAALSQETLGVPVVAIGVPTVVDAATLCADVLAEAGNADLDPEALRGAAEGVIVTPKEIDSQVADLAKVIGYGVNLALQTGLTMQDVEMFLS, from the coding sequence ATGCTCAAACGCCGAACCGACCTTGCCATGGAGGCCAAGGCCCTCTGGGAGGAGGAGGCCGCCGAGCGGACCAAGCTGGAGGGGGTGGAGGCCGGGGATAGTGAGCGCGAGGGCTACAAGGTTACCACTGTGCGCATCCTCACCGAAAAGGGGGCCCAGGCCCTGGGAAAGCCGGTGGGCAACTACGTCACCCTCCTGCTGGACGGCCTGGCCCGCCGAGAGGAGGACGCCTTCGGCCGGGCGGCCAGGGCTTTGGCGGCGGAACTGGAGGAACTCTTAAAGCTGCCACAGGGGGCTCCCGCCCTGGTGGTGGGCTTGGGCAACCGGGCCATCACCCCCGATGCGGTGGGTCCCAAGACCGCCGACCTTACCATGGCGACCCGCCACCTGGTGGAACAGGTGCCGGAGCATTTCGGTTCCTTCCGCCCGGTGTCGGCGCTGGCCACGGGAGTGCTGGGCACTACGGGTGTGGAGAGCGGGGAACTGGTGGCCGCGCTGGTAAAGGAGATCCGCCCAGCCTGCGTCCTGGCGGTAGACGCTCTGGCCTCCCGGAGCCTTGACCGGGTGTGCCGCACAATTCAGATCGCGGATACCGGCATCGTTCCCGGTTCTGGGGTAGGAAACGCACGGGCGGCCCTCTCTCAGGAGACGCTGGGGGTTCCCGTGGTCGCCATCGGGGTGCCCACGGTGGTGGACGCCGCCACCCTCTGTGCGGATGTGCTGGCCGAGGCGGGAAACGCGGACCTGGACCCCGAGGCCCTCCGGGGGGCCGCAGAAGGCGTCATCGTCACGCCCAAGGAGATTGACAGCCAGGTGGCGGACCTTGCCAAAGTCATCGGCTACGGCGTCAACCTGGCCCTTCAGACCGGACTGACGATGCAGGACGTGGAGATGTTCTTGTCCTAG
- a CDS encoding YibE/F-like protein, protein MSKEKSTKANGPDARPQGLLWARFRTGCTRGQIIRYALYVLFATLFCAAAVFLNRPVQGAVPTSASLLQYAPVEVLNVLEDNASADTWTEGRRVGSQKLQVKILSGTLKGRIMEVNNYLDAYSGVDARKGSRLIVLLSKDDNGDPRISNIYSFDRRAVVGGFVLLFAGALVIIGGKKGLKALLGLVFTLVCLWFILIPIIVRGANPILTTVGIVVLTAAVSLLLLDGPTKKTLCAVLGCAAGVIAAGVSAAVVGYLAGLNGFNMSEAEGLVLVASDEGLRISGLLVCSVLIASMGAVMDVAMSIASTSNELYILNPELTARQLFQSGMNVGRDAMGTMANTLILAFVGSGLNMLILFRVYNYPMLQLMNSDLMVLEILQGIAGSIGIIFTVPLVAAVSAYMLRGGGKKAATKAVRS, encoded by the coding sequence ATGAGTAAAGAAAAATCAACAAAGGCAAATGGCCCGGATGCCAGGCCTCAGGGCTTGCTGTGGGCACGGTTTCGGACAGGCTGTACCCGGGGGCAGATAATACGCTATGCCCTATACGTACTCTTTGCGACCCTGTTTTGTGCTGCGGCGGTGTTCCTGAACCGGCCCGTCCAGGGCGCGGTGCCCACCAGCGCCAGTCTACTGCAATACGCTCCGGTGGAGGTGCTGAACGTCCTTGAGGACAATGCCAGCGCCGACACCTGGACGGAGGGCCGCAGGGTCGGCTCGCAGAAACTTCAGGTCAAGATACTCTCCGGGACCCTGAAGGGCCGTATTATGGAGGTAAACAACTACCTGGATGCGTATTCCGGCGTAGATGCCCGCAAGGGAAGCCGCCTCATCGTCCTCCTCTCCAAGGATGACAATGGGGATCCCAGAATCTCCAATATATACAGCTTTGACCGTCGGGCTGTGGTTGGCGGATTTGTCCTCCTCTTTGCGGGGGCACTAGTGATCATCGGTGGAAAAAAGGGGCTGAAGGCGCTGCTTGGTCTCGTTTTTACCTTGGTCTGCCTTTGGTTCATTCTGATTCCGATTATTGTCCGGGGGGCCAACCCCATCTTGACGACGGTAGGAATCGTGGTACTCACTGCTGCGGTCTCCCTTTTGCTGCTAGACGGGCCAACAAAGAAGACCCTGTGCGCCGTTTTAGGCTGTGCCGCCGGGGTGATTGCCGCCGGGGTTTCCGCCGCGGTGGTGGGATACCTGGCCGGGCTCAACGGTTTTAACATGAGCGAGGCTGAGGGGCTTGTATTGGTGGCTTCCGACGAAGGGCTGAGAATCAGTGGACTGCTTGTGTGTAGCGTACTGATTGCCTCCATGGGTGCAGTAATGGACGTGGCCATGTCCATTGCCTCAACCAGCAACGAGCTCTATATTCTGAACCCGGAGCTTACAGCCCGCCAGCTGTTCCAGTCCGGCATGAATGTGGGCAGGGACGCCATGGGCACCATGGCGAATACCCTAATCCTGGCTTTTGTGGGTTCTGGGCTTAATATGCTGATTCTCTTCCGGGTCTATAATTATCCCATGTTGCAACTCATGAACAGCGATCTTATGGTGCTCGAGATCCTTCAGGGTATCGCTGGTTCCATCGGCATCATCTTTACCGTACCCCTGGTGGCAGCGGTGAGCGCCTATATGCTGCGCGGCGGTGGGAAAAAGGCCGCGACAAAGGCAGTCAGGAGCTAG
- a CDS encoding exported hypothetical protein (Evidence 5 : No homology to any previously reported sequences), translating to MKTRFQKPLALFLTLAMCLSLLPVGVMAADDSTTIIGWETTIASSLGQTGVNLTAGGKASVGQQTGYIQIGSFIKDNPGYFQFVFDASGCTGMSLSADLAANASTPNGFKIQYSINGEDFSDIDSINLPTSTTTSSYTTYGPFMIPSFAENSPTVTIRFSKNSEKKINGTDDLGTSAAGALRVKNLVIEGESSSVPSKVSTPAVSPVGGTLEVPVAVGAGTAVTLSCATAGTEIYYTTATSGEPAIPTEASTKYTTPIIINEATAIKAYAVDPNDVMTDSDILTAYYTVLAQNSIAAARVQTQGSSASVAGTVTFTDGRNVVIQDGTAGIFVDFGSSGAAKINGTAVALGDVISVVGTLGVYGNQLQLASPVAEKTGTAALPAALEKNITELNTTPPNTLEGTRVKLSGVLLGVINASGDTYVSIGDQKISLYKMPALDSGIYEGCTVTVTGVLGRYNTAPQIRVAQTSDVVLVSQPTKVSAPVPSSATGSSLQPNAAVTFSCPTPGAAIQYNTSSAAATEWTAIPSGGLVMPNIVGDYTVYIRAVKDGMDSSDVLTLKYSIGQASLMTIATARKAAVGDQVYIKGIIIGDTGGSSGFYVQDDTAGLCVYAKLADFSGAKVGDEVTIRAYVVAPFNGLFEIGKKDESPVQLTVTNAEPTVPTPLPVTVAMLNTGNYQGRLVRLTGVTLSVNGGTGGAKNHTITQNGATVTFRANLSSAYPQGSVLNVLGVASTYNTVQLIQQKVEADNGVTAGTPDEGTVGDPIEKLVVWSAAGNTASASYPATSGVNKDGATLSTSVGVTPAAASGRGFSASGWNGGTDKKYWQIQFSTKGACDIAVSATHSSSATGPSSFYAQYSLDGTTFQALPGGEVVLGAVSGQTYGQVETKNLLLPPDANNRETVYIRWVMGKDGQFGVPASAVAAGGTSQINGIVISGTEYYGPNDVAPVKATPSNSSPVAQGTFITLTSATAGTTIYYTTDGSAPSTESASYSDFAPIELTTLPMTIKAIAVKGEKVSMLKEMTFTQIKLDAVSSSKLDNSLISPTLDRITLSAKKGVTIQYRVNSGDWTAYTAPVALTAEQFPVTLEAKATAEGCLDSEVSTFHYTLSAGEPKNYFGQLHSHTTASDGAGSLEDALKYIWNTARSNNVQFVSFTDHSNYFDGSDLGGVNPAGALYDMGLAPELAQAKWSSYKSAVAAFNTAHSGEMLALAGFEMTWSGGPGHINTFNTPGIVSRNNTELNDKTNASKDQGMQNYYDLLSQSEGATSVSQFNHPGTTFGTFSEFAYWDPIIDQRISLVEVGNGEGAIGSGGYFPSYSEYTKALDKGWHVAPTNNQDNHKGYWGDANTARSVIYTNDFTEQGLYQAMKDRRVYATEDKNLNILYTVNGMVMGTLITDVPETLSIKGVINDPDTTDRISKVELIVNGGRVHYTWSNIDSNSYTAEVTFTKEEIKDYSYFYLRITEADKDIAVTAPVWVGAPVLTGVASLVSGTSMPVIGEAITFTSGIFNNEDVAATLTSVSYTANGEPIPGAIAGTTIPSMGAIENSVSYTPTTAGTLTIEVTAVVTVNGKASTYTKSVTITVLDPATMPYIGIDGSHYNEYVSGNYKDNMGNFGLLAFSHNTRTNILNTSADLIAACANEKYKMLVLTVPSRRDGTSLRSPYGVYNDAEIAAIKTFAENGGIVVVTGWSDLYENYTSFPAEDHMAAQQNKLLAAIGSSLRISDDGVIDKTHAASATDTARLYLSNYNFDNPLTASIVFDADHIYDGQNNLYTQVFSQYGGTSVYAVDGGGNPTNTLPASVSPLVSGFTTTESSDRDGDGLGGASTPRYPTAEGNKSVEALLLAATETVTHAGGKTSLVVVAGGAFMSNFEIQSSAESDNNATLGYSNYNILENLIELVNPPVITDIANVQAAPEGETFTVEGIVTANASGYDKDTAFFDCTYVQDATGGINVFPVSGKYRVGQKVRITGVTSSYQGERQLAVTSIKLRNSMPIAVEPRLVTTEQANSGSALGQLIKIQGVIVDFTEEVGAIQTIMVRDASGIDARVFIDGYITKEKDAALKAGLAIGNMVTVVGLSSYDSSFAGVPNRIRIRDRADIVTSSIVSIPPTGFASGLAGAENDAFMREGVVLATPTGKETTAVAVTGTLAYKQGFTGFWEDNAAMQSGNFLGLRLTLPNYAGLSPVLTFGDKTITVPDGDINGSPFYDFIKRIDPTDPDFTITVDLDGDAVAYSPVTYRFDLSGLTLSTASTGSTATASATVTVGDDSIQVKLSSVGAKLTAAANSKVIAANATKPVVISGGGLNIVIPAGTLTAVSDVNAMLVNPKASGSVIRVTKADGTTVILPIGVVSGGKAAYVANIPGTYEVIDNTKTFPDTGNHWAGEAIGFVSSRELFKGDGVGNFNPDQPMTRGMLATVLARIDGGKAASGTPFADVSDNAWYAKAVAWASQSGLVEGDGMNFNPDGLLTREQLCVILIRYLDYSGLTLPETAQAGGLSDLNTVSPWAAEAVERAIKLGLISGKSGGLLDPKGQATRAEIATIVQRFVEGVLK from the coding sequence ATGAAAACGCGTTTTCAGAAACCCTTGGCGCTCTTCCTAACTCTCGCGATGTGCCTGTCATTGCTCCCAGTGGGGGTGATGGCGGCGGATGACAGTACCACAATTATTGGATGGGAAACCACTATTGCATCATCTTTGGGCCAAACAGGGGTTAACCTGACAGCGGGCGGCAAAGCGTCTGTTGGCCAACAGACGGGCTATATTCAAATTGGAAGCTTTATTAAAGATAATCCCGGGTATTTTCAGTTCGTCTTTGACGCCTCTGGTTGTACAGGAATGTCTCTTTCAGCTGATTTAGCAGCAAATGCATCGACACCGAATGGTTTTAAAATACAGTACTCTATAAATGGTGAAGATTTTTCTGATATTGATTCAATTAATCTTCCTACATCTACCACCACAAGTAGTTATACTACTTACGGCCCTTTCATGATTCCGTCTTTTGCGGAGAATAGTCCCACAGTTACAATTAGATTTTCGAAGAATTCAGAGAAAAAAATCAATGGTACTGACGATTTAGGGACAAGTGCTGCTGGTGCTCTTCGTGTTAAAAATCTGGTTATAGAGGGAGAAAGTAGTTCCGTTCCCTCCAAAGTTTCCACCCCCGCCGTTTCCCCTGTGGGTGGCACATTGGAAGTCCCTGTCGCAGTGGGGGCGGGTACTGCCGTTACGCTTAGCTGCGCTACTGCGGGTACTGAAATTTATTACACCACGGCGACAAGCGGCGAGCCAGCAATACCCACTGAAGCAAGCACTAAGTATACAACCCCCATTATAATTAATGAAGCGACCGCTATCAAGGCCTATGCAGTTGACCCGAATGACGTGATGACCGACAGCGATATTTTGACGGCCTATTACACCGTCCTTGCCCAGAACAGCATTGCTGCCGCCCGAGTACAGACGCAGGGGTCCTCCGCGTCTGTTGCCGGCACAGTTACCTTTACGGACGGGCGCAACGTGGTTATTCAAGACGGCACCGCTGGTATTTTTGTTGACTTCGGATCTTCCGGCGCGGCCAAGATCAACGGGACGGCTGTCGCGCTCGGGGATGTTATCTCAGTTGTCGGCACATTGGGAGTCTATGGGAATCAGCTCCAGCTGGCCAGCCCCGTTGCTGAAAAGACAGGCACCGCCGCCCTGCCCGCTGCGTTGGAAAAAAATATAACAGAACTGAACACGACCCCACCCAACACGTTGGAAGGCACCCGCGTGAAGCTGTCCGGCGTATTGCTCGGCGTGATCAATGCAAGCGGGGATACCTATGTGTCCATTGGCGACCAGAAAATCAGCCTGTATAAAATGCCCGCGCTGGACAGCGGCATCTATGAGGGCTGCACGGTCACTGTAACGGGTGTGCTGGGCCGTTATAACACCGCACCCCAGATTCGGGTGGCACAGACATCGGACGTTGTGCTGGTTTCCCAACCTACAAAGGTCTCAGCCCCTGTGCCTTCATCAGCGACTGGCTCCTCCCTCCAGCCAAATGCCGCGGTGACCTTTTCCTGCCCCACTCCGGGCGCGGCCATCCAGTATAATACCTCCTCTGCCGCTGCCACTGAGTGGACGGCGATTCCCTCCGGCGGCCTGGTGATGCCCAACATCGTAGGCGACTACACTGTCTATATCCGCGCGGTAAAGGACGGTATGGATTCGAGCGACGTGCTTACCCTTAAATACTCCATTGGGCAGGCATCCCTGATGACCATCGCCACGGCCCGCAAGGCCGCAGTGGGCGACCAGGTATACATCAAAGGCATCATCATTGGAGATACCGGGGGGAGCTCAGGCTTCTATGTCCAGGACGACACCGCCGGACTGTGCGTTTATGCAAAGCTCGCCGATTTCTCCGGCGCTAAGGTGGGCGACGAGGTCACTATCAGGGCTTATGTGGTCGCTCCGTTCAATGGGCTCTTTGAGATCGGCAAGAAAGACGAAAGTCCGGTCCAACTTACGGTGACCAACGCGGAACCCACCGTACCCACCCCCCTGCCCGTCACCGTGGCCATGCTCAACACCGGAAATTACCAGGGACGCCTGGTCAGGCTTACCGGCGTGACCTTGTCCGTAAACGGAGGTACGGGCGGCGCTAAGAACCATACCATCACCCAGAACGGAGCGACCGTCACCTTCCGTGCAAACCTGTCCAGCGCGTACCCCCAAGGCTCTGTGCTGAATGTCCTGGGTGTCGCTAGCACCTATAACACCGTCCAGCTGATTCAGCAGAAGGTTGAGGCCGACAACGGCGTCACCGCTGGCACCCCCGACGAGGGCACCGTGGGGGACCCCATTGAAAAGCTTGTGGTTTGGAGCGCGGCGGGGAACACTGCCAGTGCCTCCTATCCAGCAACTTCCGGTGTAAACAAGGACGGGGCGACCCTTTCCACAAGCGTGGGTGTTACGCCTGCGGCAGCGAGCGGACGGGGTTTCAGCGCCAGCGGCTGGAACGGCGGAACGGATAAAAAATACTGGCAGATACAGTTCTCTACCAAGGGTGCCTGTGATATTGCTGTGAGCGCAACTCATTCGTCCAGCGCCACCGGCCCCTCCTCGTTCTACGCGCAGTACAGCCTGGATGGAACCACCTTCCAGGCCCTCCCGGGCGGTGAAGTAGTGCTCGGGGCGGTCAGCGGGCAGACGTATGGGCAGGTGGAAACCAAGAACTTGTTGCTGCCCCCAGACGCCAACAACCGTGAAACTGTGTACATTCGATGGGTTATGGGGAAGGATGGCCAGTTCGGCGTACCCGCCTCGGCGGTCGCCGCCGGTGGTACCAGCCAGATTAATGGTATCGTCATCTCGGGTACCGAATACTACGGTCCCAACGACGTGGCCCCCGTGAAGGCGACCCCCTCCAACAGCAGCCCAGTCGCGCAAGGCACTTTCATCACCCTCACCTCCGCCACGGCGGGCACCACCATCTACTACACCACGGACGGTTCTGCCCCTTCCACAGAGAGCGCTTCCTACTCCGACTTCGCCCCTATCGAGCTGACCACCCTCCCCATGACCATCAAGGCCATCGCCGTAAAAGGCGAAAAGGTGAGCATGCTTAAGGAAATGACGTTTACCCAGATCAAGCTGGACGCGGTCTCCAGCAGCAAGCTGGACAACAGCCTCATTTCCCCCACGCTGGACCGCATTACCCTCAGCGCGAAAAAGGGTGTGACGATTCAGTACCGCGTCAATTCCGGCGACTGGACGGCTTACACCGCCCCCGTTGCCCTGACGGCCGAACAGTTCCCGGTGACGCTGGAGGCCAAGGCCACGGCCGAGGGTTGCCTGGACAGCGAGGTCTCCACCTTCCACTATACCTTGAGTGCGGGCGAGCCCAAGAACTACTTTGGACAGCTCCACTCCCACACCACCGCCTCCGATGGCGCGGGGTCACTGGAGGATGCGCTCAAGTACATTTGGAATACCGCGCGGAGCAACAACGTCCAGTTCGTCTCCTTCACCGACCACTCCAACTACTTCGATGGCAGCGACCTGGGCGGAGTCAACCCCGCCGGCGCACTGTACGATATGGGTCTGGCCCCCGAGCTCGCCCAGGCAAAGTGGAGCTCCTATAAGAGCGCCGTCGCCGCGTTCAACACCGCACACAGCGGTGAGATGCTGGCCCTGGCGGGTTTTGAAATGACCTGGTCCGGCGGGCCCGGCCACATCAACACGTTTAATACCCCCGGCATCGTCAGCCGCAACAACACCGAACTCAACGACAAGACCAACGCCTCCAAGGACCAGGGCATGCAGAATTACTATGACCTGCTCAGCCAATCTGAGGGCGCAACATCAGTCTCCCAGTTTAACCACCCGGGCACCACTTTCGGCACCTTCAGCGAATTCGCCTACTGGGACCCCATTATCGACCAGCGCATCAGCCTGGTAGAGGTGGGCAACGGCGAGGGGGCCATCGGCTCCGGCGGGTACTTCCCCTCCTACTCAGAGTATACCAAGGCCTTGGACAAGGGCTGGCACGTGGCCCCCACCAACAACCAGGATAACCACAAGGGCTACTGGGGCGACGCCAACACCGCCCGCAGCGTCATCTACACCAACGATTTCACCGAGCAGGGCCTCTACCAGGCCATGAAAGACCGCCGGGTCTACGCTACCGAGGACAAGAACCTTAACATCCTCTACACGGTGAACGGTATGGTCATGGGCACCCTCATCACCGATGTGCCCGAAACCCTGAGCATCAAGGGCGTCATCAACGACCCGGACACCACCGATCGCATCAGCAAGGTGGAACTTATTGTAAACGGCGGGCGCGTCCACTATACTTGGAGCAATATTGACAGTAACAGCTATACCGCCGAGGTTACCTTTACCAAGGAGGAAATCAAGGATTACAGCTACTTCTATCTCCGCATTACCGAGGCGGACAAGGACATCGCCGTTACCGCCCCTGTGTGGGTGGGCGCGCCCGTCCTCACCGGCGTCGCCTCCCTCGTCTCCGGCACTTCCATGCCTGTCATCGGTGAGGCCATCACGTTCACCTCCGGTATCTTCAACAATGAGGACGTCGCCGCCACGCTGACGTCCGTCTCCTACACCGCCAATGGCGAGCCCATCCCGGGAGCCATAGCGGGGACGACGATTCCCTCTATGGGTGCCATTGAAAATAGCGTCTCCTACACGCCGACGACCGCGGGCACCCTCACCATCGAGGTTACCGCCGTGGTCACCGTGAATGGGAAGGCCAGTACCTATACAAAGTCTGTCACTATCACAGTGCTCGACCCCGCCACTATGCCCTATATCGGCATCGATGGCTCCCATTATAACGAGTACGTGTCCGGTAACTACAAGGATAATATGGGCAACTTCGGCCTGCTGGCCTTCAGCCACAATACCCGCACCAATATACTCAACACCAGCGCCGACCTGATTGCCGCCTGCGCAAACGAGAAGTACAAGATGCTTGTGCTCACGGTGCCCAGCCGCAGGGACGGCACGTCCCTGCGCAGCCCCTATGGGGTTTATAACGATGCTGAAATCGCGGCCATCAAGACCTTTGCCGAGAACGGCGGCATCGTCGTGGTGACGGGCTGGTCTGACCTCTATGAAAACTATACATCCTTCCCCGCGGAGGACCATATGGCGGCCCAGCAAAACAAGCTGCTGGCGGCCATAGGTTCCAGCCTGCGCATCTCAGACGACGGCGTGATCGACAAGACCCATGCCGCCAGCGCTACCGATACAGCCCGGCTCTACCTCTCCAACTATAATTTCGATAACCCCCTCACCGCTAGTATTGTCTTCGACGCCGACCATATCTACGACGGGCAGAACAATCTCTATACCCAGGTGTTCAGCCAGTACGGCGGCACCAGCGTCTATGCTGTGGACGGTGGGGGTAATCCGACCAATACCCTGCCCGCCAGCGTCAGCCCTCTTGTCAGCGGCTTTACCACCACTGAGTCCAGCGACAGGGACGGCGACGGCCTGGGTGGCGCGTCTACGCCCAGATATCCCACCGCCGAGGGGAATAAGTCGGTGGAGGCTCTGCTCCTGGCCGCCACCGAGACCGTGACTCATGCTGGCGGCAAGACCTCCTTGGTGGTCGTAGCGGGCGGCGCGTTCATGTCCAACTTTGAGATCCAGTCCTCCGCCGAGAGTGACAACAACGCCACTCTGGGGTACAGCAACTACAACATTCTGGAGAACTTGATCGAGCTGGTAAATCCCCCTGTTATCACCGACATTGCTAACGTTCAGGCTGCTCCCGAGGGTGAAACCTTTACCGTGGAGGGAATCGTTACCGCTAACGCCTCCGGCTACGACAAGGACACAGCTTTCTTTGACTGCACTTACGTACAGGACGCCACCGGGGGCATCAACGTATTCCCTGTGTCAGGTAAGTACCGGGTAGGCCAGAAGGTGCGCATCACCGGCGTAACCAGCTCCTACCAGGGTGAGCGCCAGCTAGCGGTCACCAGCATCAAGCTCCGCAACTCCATGCCCATCGCCGTTGAGCCCAGACTTGTTACCACCGAGCAGGCTAACTCCGGCAGCGCGCTGGGCCAACTTATCAAAATTCAGGGCGTGATCGTGGACTTTACCGAAGAGGTCGGCGCGATTCAGACTATTATGGTCCGCGACGCATCCGGTATTGATGCCCGTGTCTTTATTGACGGCTACATCACCAAGGAGAAGGACGCCGCGCTGAAGGCCGGGCTCGCCATAGGAAATATGGTCACCGTCGTAGGCCTCTCCTCTTACGACAGCTCGTTTGCGGGAGTGCCCAACCGCATCCGAATCCGTGACCGGGCCGACATAGTGACATCCTCCATCGTCAGCATTCCGCCAACGGGCTTTGCAAGCGGCCTTGCCGGCGCGGAGAATGACGCGTTCATGCGCGAGGGGGTGGTTCTGGCTACGCCTACCGGCAAGGAGACAACAGCGGTGGCTGTCACCGGCACGCTGGCCTATAAGCAGGGCTTTACCGGGTTCTGGGAGGATAACGCGGCCATGCAATCGGGAAACTTCTTGGGCCTGCGGCTCACCTTGCCCAACTACGCGGGCCTCTCCCCCGTGCTCACGTTCGGGGATAAAACCATCACTGTGCCCGATGGTGATATCAACGGTAGCCCCTTCTATGATTTCATCAAGCGGATCGACCCAACTGACCCCGACTTCACCATCACCGTGGATCTGGACGGTGACGCCGTGGCTTATTCGCCTGTCACCTACCGCTTTGACCTCTCCGGTCTGACACTGAGTACCGCTTCCACCGGCAGTACAGCTACCGCCTCCGCCACTGTGACGGTGGGTGACGACTCCATCCAGGTGAAGCTGTCCAGTGTAGGTGCCAAGCTGACCGCTGCTGCCAACTCAAAGGTCATTGCCGCCAACGCTACAAAGCCTGTGGTCATATCCGGCGGCGGACTGAACATCGTGATCCCTGCGGGCACCCTGACCGCGGTCAGCGACGTAAACGCCATGCTGGTGAATCCCAAGGCCAGCGGCAGTGTCATCCGGGTGACCAAGGCCGACGGTACCACCGTCATCCTGCCCATCGGCGTGGTCAGCGGCGGGAAAGCTGCCTATGTCGCCAATATTCCCGGCACCTATGAGGTCATCGACAACACCAAGACCTTCCCGGACACCGGGAATCACTGGGCGGGCGAGGCGATCGGGTTTGTCTCCTCCCGCGAACTCTTCAAGGGTGACGGCGTGGGCAACTTTAACCCCGACCAGCCCATGACCCGCGGTATGCTTGCTACCGTCCTGGCTCGGATCGATGGTGGTAAAGCCGCCAGCGGCACTCCTTTTGCCGATGTGTCGGACAACGCCTGGTACGCCAAAGCGGTGGCCTGGGCGAGTCAGAGCGGCCTGGTGGAGGGCGACGGTATGAACTTCAATCCCGACGGCCTTCTCACCCGCGAGCAGCTCTGCGTCATCCTGATCCGGTATCTTGACTACTCCGGCCTCACCCTGCCCGAGACCGCGCAGGCGGGCGGTCTCTCCGATCTGAACACGGTCAGCCCCTGGGCGGCGGAAGCGGTGGAGCGGGCCATTAAACTTGGCCTCATCAGCGGCAAGAGCGGCGGGCTCCTCGATCCCAAGGGCCAGGCCACCCGTGCAGAGATCGCCACCATCGTCCAGCGCTTTGTAGAGGGCGTTCTGAAGTAA
- the aroK gene encoding Shikimate kinase codes for MKNIILIGMPGSGKSTVGVLLAKALGYGFLDTDLTIQQREGALLQQILNARGIEAFLDAEEGAICSVSCENTVIAPGGSAVCREGAISHLKALGPVVYLKVSPDELDRRLSNISTRGIAMEPGQTIRDIYDVRAPLYERYADKIVEVGDQTLEKTVSAVLRALIEA; via the coding sequence ATGAAAAATATAATATTAATTGGTATGCCCGGCTCGGGGAAGAGCACGGTGGGCGTGCTGTTGGCGAAGGCTTTGGGATATGGCTTTTTGGACACAGATTTGACCATCCAGCAGCGGGAGGGCGCACTTTTGCAGCAAATTTTGAACGCACGCGGCATTGAGGCCTTCCTCGACGCTGAGGAGGGGGCCATTTGCTCGGTCTCCTGCGAAAATACGGTAATCGCCCCCGGGGGCAGCGCCGTCTGCCGGGAGGGAGCCATTTCCCACCTGAAGGCCCTGGGCCCGGTGGTCTACCTGAAGGTCTCCCCTGACGAGCTGGATCGGCGGCTGAGTAATATCAGCACCCGGGGCATTGCCATGGAGCCGGGGCAGACCATCCGGGACATCTACGACGTCCGCGCACCGCTGTACGAGAGGTACGCCGACAAGATCGTGGAGGTGGGAGACCAAACCCTGGAGAAGACGGTTTCCGCCGTTTTGCGGGCGCTGATTGAGGCGTAG
- a CDS encoding hypothetical protein (Evidence 5 : No homology to any previously reported sequences), whose translation MQAPASGNLPIGSSDRQVHTILSYN comes from the coding sequence GTGCAGGCCCCCGCAAGCGGAAACCTGCCCATCGGAAGCTCCGACAGGCAGGTGCACACCATACTTTCCTACAATTAA